The following proteins are encoded in a genomic region of Triticum dicoccoides isolate Atlit2015 ecotype Zavitan chromosome 1B, WEW_v2.0, whole genome shotgun sequence:
- the LOC119319706 gene encoding uncharacterized protein LOC119319706 isoform X2 produces MGLTSAKGIALTVSLFGLLAFLLGVVAENKKPPYGTPIKGKDVVICKFPSDPTIAMGSLSIVALVLAAFIGHVAIFYPYKGKSVPRGALFQSTSLSVFFVIAECWPLMRGPTIWMRMRMRMTRANMARFMLLMLMARRSESVNCRISKLAPFRYNLDSLCVFEKVGLVLQKIVDMSCHSHSRT; encoded by the exons ATGGGTTTGACTTCGGCAAAGGGGATCGCCCTCACCGTCTCCTTGTTTGGCCTCCTCGCGTTTCTGCTCGGCGTCGTCGCAGAAAACAAAAAG CCTCCTTATGGAACTCCTATCAAGGGAAAGGATGTTGTCATCTGCAAGTTCCCGAGTGACCCAACGATTGCAATGGGAAGCCTGTCCATTGTGGCACTTGTGTTAGCTGCTTTCATTGGGCACGTTGCCATCTTTTACCCGTACAAGGGCAAGTCGGTTCCTCGTGGAGCGTTATTTCAGAGCACCAGCTTGTCTGTGTTCTTTGTTATTGCTGA ATGCTGGCCCTTAATGCGAGGGCCGACTatctggatgaggatgaggatgaggatgacaagGGCGAATATGGCCAGGTTTATGCTACTGATGCTGATGGCACGAAGGTCTGAGTCGGTTAACTGCAGGATTTCAAAACTAGCACCGTTTAGATATAATTTAGATTCATTATGTGTCTTTGAAAAGGTTGGTTTAGTTCTCCAAAAAATTGTAGATATGTCATGCCATTCCCATAGTCGTACATAA
- the LOC119319706 gene encoding uncharacterized protein LOC119319706 isoform X1 produces the protein MGLTSAKGIALTVSLFGLLAFLLGVVAENKKPPYGTPIKGKDVVICKFPSDPTIAMGSLSIVALVLAAFIGHVAIFYPYKGKSVPRGALFQSTSLSVFFVIAELVSALAFAMLLWATITEGHHRTSNIHHDMDTLCPTAKTGLFGGAAFLALDAALFWLVCQMLALNARADYLDEDEDEDDKGEYGQVYATDADGTKV, from the exons ATGGGTTTGACTTCGGCAAAGGGGATCGCCCTCACCGTCTCCTTGTTTGGCCTCCTCGCGTTTCTGCTCGGCGTCGTCGCAGAAAACAAAAAG CCTCCTTATGGAACTCCTATCAAGGGAAAGGATGTTGTCATCTGCAAGTTCCCGAGTGACCCAACGATTGCAATGGGAAGCCTGTCCATTGTGGCACTTGTGTTAGCTGCTTTCATTGGGCACGTTGCCATCTTTTACCCGTACAAGGGCAAGTCGGTTCCTCGTGGAGCGTTATTTCAGAGCACCAGCTTGTCTGTGTTCTTTGTTATTGCTGA GCTGGTGTCAGCTCTGGCTTTTGCAATGCTGCTCTGGGCAACGATCACAGAGGGTCACCATCGCACCAGTAACATTCACCATGACATGGATACCCTGTGCCCCACCGCAAAGACCGGCCTCTTTGGAGGCGCCGCTTTCCTGGCCCTTGACGCTGCTCTGTTCTGGCTTGTTTGCCAGATGCTGGCCCTTAATGCGAGGGCCGACTatctggatgaggatgaggatgaggatgacaagGGCGAATATGGCCAGGTTTATGCTACTGATGCTGATGGCACGAAGGTCTGA